From one Streptomyces chromofuscus genomic stretch:
- a CDS encoding McrB family protein, which translates to MASITTVVAQALHTAAIVLREDAPQDGMVFRELWERVLARKPGLEAGWLQAVGESEQENNTPFKDYVNRNATNLVKAGWLYRGARRWQLTGIGVDALDRWPDPVDFYLDACRRYRQWERQQQYVSVAMTALEQLPDGGHWVALEDLAAEFTVDPGVLGPVLRGARPPGWYLALGEDGQAGAGLPMWPFERDQWRTLLDEEGLLDQGRSSLDTVRALPDRRMPVWEALKAAKQPLEETAADQELPRQLWIIRGVDANTGVPLIRGLWRDESVVTLATGFQPPTVAARDLESLRAVVDTALPATAPARRDAVARELDAFLNRMRRGDIVLSTDGFETYVGVVDGPAAHRAERLERRVDWRNLNKPLDFLKDLPSGLASVVQDADSQVLEATEYAETVLALIGDMPRTASLPTDPAVLPDATPELAEALHMPDTTWLQDCVELLRATPQLIFHGPPGTGKTYTALALARHLAGASSATNVRLVQFHPAYAYEDFFEGIRPRLGGGQDGDTGGGLAYDLVRGPLRKLADEAERRPAEVFVLVIDEINRGHLAKIFGELYFLLEYRNERVHLLYGSDDGRGFRLPPNLYILGTMNTVDRSVAYMDAAMRRRFSFMELHPDTPPVAGLLDSWLRGRAEERSEDPAAYDDSHARLLDEINRLLADGSPGDRSFRVGPSYFMQDLAHTGDGALERLWKTQIIPLLTEHHWGDGTDVEFTYGLDKLREQLGILPPPGETSGSEDS; encoded by the coding sequence TTGGCCAGCATCACGACCGTCGTCGCCCAGGCCCTGCACACCGCCGCCATCGTCCTGCGGGAGGACGCGCCCCAGGACGGCATGGTCTTCCGAGAGCTGTGGGAGCGGGTTCTCGCCAGGAAACCGGGGCTGGAGGCGGGCTGGTTACAGGCGGTCGGCGAGTCCGAACAGGAGAACAACACTCCCTTCAAGGACTACGTGAACCGGAACGCGACCAACCTCGTCAAGGCCGGATGGCTGTACCGGGGCGCGCGCCGCTGGCAGCTGACCGGTATCGGCGTCGACGCCCTCGACCGTTGGCCCGACCCCGTCGACTTCTATCTCGATGCCTGCCGGCGCTACCGGCAGTGGGAGCGGCAGCAGCAGTACGTCTCGGTCGCGATGACCGCGCTGGAGCAGCTTCCGGACGGGGGGCACTGGGTCGCGCTGGAGGACCTGGCCGCGGAATTCACCGTCGACCCCGGCGTACTGGGGCCGGTGCTGCGTGGCGCGCGGCCGCCCGGCTGGTATCTGGCGCTGGGGGAGGACGGGCAGGCGGGCGCCGGGCTGCCCATGTGGCCCTTCGAGCGCGACCAGTGGCGCACCTTGCTCGACGAGGAAGGACTGCTCGACCAGGGCCGCAGCAGCCTGGACACTGTGCGAGCCCTGCCCGACCGGCGGATGCCCGTCTGGGAGGCGCTCAAGGCTGCCAAGCAACCGCTCGAAGAGACTGCGGCCGACCAGGAACTGCCCCGCCAGCTGTGGATCATTCGGGGCGTCGACGCCAACACCGGCGTTCCCCTCATCCGCGGCCTGTGGCGCGACGAATCCGTGGTCACCCTGGCAACGGGCTTCCAGCCTCCGACCGTCGCGGCGCGTGACCTGGAAAGCCTCCGAGCGGTCGTGGACACGGCCCTCCCCGCCACCGCACCGGCCCGTCGAGATGCCGTCGCCCGGGAACTCGACGCCTTCCTCAACCGCATGCGCAGGGGCGACATCGTGCTGTCCACCGACGGCTTCGAGACGTACGTCGGAGTGGTCGACGGCCCGGCTGCCCACCGCGCGGAGCGGCTGGAGCGCCGCGTCGACTGGCGCAACCTGAACAAGCCCCTGGACTTCCTCAAGGACCTGCCCTCCGGACTCGCGAGCGTGGTCCAGGACGCGGACTCCCAGGTCCTGGAGGCCACCGAGTACGCCGAGACCGTCCTCGCCCTGATCGGCGACATGCCGCGCACCGCCTCGCTGCCCACGGACCCGGCCGTCCTGCCCGACGCCACCCCCGAACTGGCCGAGGCTCTCCATATGCCCGACACGACCTGGCTCCAGGACTGCGTCGAACTCCTCCGCGCCACCCCGCAGCTGATCTTCCACGGGCCGCCCGGCACCGGAAAGACGTACACGGCGCTCGCCCTCGCCCGCCATCTGGCCGGCGCCTCCAGCGCCACCAACGTACGCCTCGTCCAGTTCCACCCCGCCTACGCCTACGAGGACTTCTTCGAGGGCATCCGCCCGCGCCTGGGCGGAGGACAGGACGGTGACACGGGCGGCGGGCTCGCCTACGACCTCGTCCGGGGCCCGCTGCGCAAGCTCGCCGACGAGGCGGAGCGGCGCCCGGCCGAGGTGTTCGTCCTGGTCATCGACGAGATCAACCGCGGTCATCTCGCCAAGATATTCGGCGAGCTGTACTTCCTCCTGGAGTACCGCAACGAGCGTGTCCACCTGCTGTACGGCTCTGACGACGGCCGGGGCTTCCGCCTCCCGCCCAACCTGTACATCCTCGGCACCATGAACACCGTCGACCGCTCGGTGGCGTACATGGACGCGGCCATGCGCCGCCGCTTCTCCTTCATGGAACTGCACCCCGACACCCCGCCGGTGGCCGGTTTGCTGGACTCCTGGCTGCGCGGGCGGGCGGAGGAACGGAGCGAGGACCCGGCCGCGTACGACGACTCCCACGCCCGCCTCCTCGACGAGATCAACCGCCTCCTCGCCGACGGAAGCCCCGGGGACCGCTCCTTCCGCGTCGGCCCCTCGTACTTCATGCAGGACCTCGCCCACACGGGTGACGGTGCTCTCGAACGGCTGTGGAAGACACAGATCATCCCGCTCCTCACCGAGCACCACTGGGGCGACGGCACCGACGTGGAGTTCACCTACGGACTGGACAAGCTGCGGGAGCAGCTCGGCATCCTGCCGCCCCCGGGTGAGACCTCCGGCTCCGAGGACTCTTGA
- a CDS encoding helix-turn-helix transcriptional regulator, with amino-acid sequence MEYEFHFVVDGIEVDDDKAVAIVHDTFDGVLTRHRGRHFLDVSESGVNAIDAAHRIVVRLRKSLPALRLVRTDPDLVGVSDIAERVDRSRQNVQQWVSGERRQDKLPFPDPEGITGRSPVWRWGDVNAWLAQFDEGDEVHPPTREEALTIDFLLPKWQRTLDDGLPLVHFAAAETGDGRDEERETVQRLLEGTLALPGVLERIAAIPVPRTEQQRLTVVCAVLPDRLSSVVSRIGHDEVWAVLAYQGAEGELRLQPVGTADAPGAIPVSRLGLGRDATVGDLLLVQTNGPDDIPVTPITPVGLD; translated from the coding sequence ATGGAGTATGAATTCCACTTCGTCGTGGACGGGATCGAGGTGGACGACGACAAGGCCGTCGCGATCGTCCACGACACCTTCGACGGGGTACTGACCCGCCATCGCGGCCGGCACTTCCTGGACGTCTCCGAGAGCGGGGTCAACGCGATCGACGCGGCCCACCGCATCGTCGTACGGCTGCGCAAATCCCTGCCCGCCCTCAGACTGGTGCGCACCGACCCCGACCTCGTCGGCGTCTCGGACATCGCGGAGCGTGTCGATCGTTCCCGTCAGAACGTCCAGCAGTGGGTGAGCGGCGAGCGGCGGCAGGACAAGCTGCCCTTCCCGGACCCCGAGGGGATCACCGGACGCTCGCCGGTGTGGCGCTGGGGAGACGTCAACGCCTGGCTCGCCCAGTTCGACGAGGGCGACGAGGTGCACCCACCCACCCGTGAAGAGGCCCTGACCATCGACTTCCTGCTGCCCAAATGGCAGCGCACCCTGGACGACGGTCTTCCCCTGGTGCACTTCGCCGCCGCCGAGACCGGGGACGGCCGGGACGAGGAACGGGAGACCGTCCAGCGGCTGCTGGAGGGCACGCTGGCGCTGCCCGGCGTGCTGGAGCGGATCGCGGCGATCCCCGTCCCCAGGACGGAGCAGCAGCGGCTCACCGTCGTGTGCGCGGTCCTCCCCGACCGGCTGAGCAGCGTGGTGTCCCGCATCGGTCACGACGAGGTGTGGGCGGTCCTCGCCTACCAGGGCGCGGAGGGCGAGCTGCGGCTTCAGCCCGTCGGCACGGCGGACGCCCCGGGCGCCATCCCGGTCTCCCGCCTCGGTCTCGGCCGCGACGCCACGGTCGGTGACCTCCTGCTCGTCCAGACGAACGGCCCCGACGACATCCCGGTCACGCCGATCACCCCGGTCGGCCTGGACTGA
- a CDS encoding ATP-binding protein, which yields MPAPRAQGAVTVSVFAQRFSATRRGARLARRLATHRLDLWRLPYGSPASDTVTLVVAELAANAVLHGRVPGRDFELRLTYDRTAGLVRVEVSDTHPGHPELPEPAVRLSADTGSGRGLLLVEAVADRWGVVGRTGPGKTVWAECAVFIPCNPRPVKT from the coding sequence ATGCCAGCACCACGAGCCCAAGGGGCCGTAACCGTAAGTGTGTTCGCTCAGCGGTTCTCCGCCACGCGCCGCGGCGCGCGTCTCGCCCGCAGGCTCGCCACGCACCGGCTCGACCTGTGGCGCCTGCCCTACGGCAGTCCGGCGTCTGACACCGTCACCCTCGTCGTGGCCGAACTCGCCGCCAACGCGGTCCTCCACGGCCGCGTCCCGGGACGTGACTTCGAGCTGCGGCTCACGTACGACCGGACCGCGGGACTCGTCCGCGTGGAGGTGTCCGACACCCATCCGGGGCACCCGGAGCTCCCTGAGCCGGCGGTCCGGCTCTCTGCGGACACCGGCAGCGGGAGAGGCCTGCTCCTCGTGGAAGCAGTCGCCGACCGCTGGGGCGTGGTCGGGCGAACGGGGCCGGGCAAGACCGTGTGGGCCGAGTGCGCGGTCTTCATCCCATGCAACCCGCGTCCCGTAAAAACGTAG
- a CDS encoding helix-turn-helix domain-containing protein, whose product MRADPGGGGNGGTNGTEAELSDSLKTFGVVLKALREESGLTQEEFALQVRYSAAYVAKIEQGKRFPPADLPARAEEVLGPVAVKVLTAAAKSLTRRAGLASWFRQWAGIEEEAISLYAYECRAVPGLLQPEGYIRAVFDRRLPPVSEEQIEREVAARLDRQQLISTRQNTAFSFVIEQSVLVRRMGGCDVTRQVIDHLLEVGTRRNAEIQVMPSLQEDHCGIDGQMYLAETPSHQWVGYTEGQRSSTLISAPKDVSVLLQRYGKLRSQALDCRATVKLLEQMRGAL is encoded by the coding sequence ATGAGGGCGGACCCCGGCGGAGGAGGAAACGGCGGCACGAACGGCACGGAAGCGGAGCTCTCCGACAGTCTCAAGACCTTCGGCGTGGTCCTCAAGGCACTGCGCGAGGAATCCGGCCTGACGCAGGAAGAGTTCGCTCTGCAGGTGCGGTACTCGGCCGCGTACGTCGCCAAGATCGAGCAGGGGAAGCGGTTCCCGCCGGCGGACCTGCCCGCGCGGGCGGAGGAAGTACTGGGGCCGGTCGCGGTCAAGGTCCTTACGGCGGCGGCGAAGAGTCTGACGCGGAGGGCTGGACTGGCGTCGTGGTTCCGGCAGTGGGCAGGGATCGAGGAGGAGGCGATCTCCTTGTATGCGTATGAGTGCCGGGCGGTTCCTGGGTTGTTGCAGCCGGAAGGTTACATCCGGGCGGTGTTCGATCGGCGCTTGCCGCCTGTCTCCGAGGAGCAGATCGAGCGCGAGGTCGCGGCTCGGCTCGACCGCCAGCAACTCATCTCCACCAGACAGAACACCGCGTTCAGCTTCGTCATTGAGCAGAGCGTCCTGGTGCGGCGCATGGGAGGGTGCGATGTCACCAGGCAGGTCATCGACCACCTTCTTGAGGTGGGCACCCGGCGCAATGCCGAGATTCAGGTCATGCCCAGCCTCCAGGAGGACCACTGCGGCATCGACGGTCAGATGTATCTGGCCGAGACTCCTTCTCATCAGTGGGTCGGATACACCGAAGGACAGCGGTCAAGCACGTTGATCTCTGCGCCCAAAGACGTCAGCGTCCTGCTCCAGCGCTATGGCAAGCTGCGTTCACAGGCCTTGGACTGCCGGGCTACCGTGAAGCTGCTGGAACAGATGCGAGGAGCGCTATGA
- a CDS encoding DUF397 domain-containing protein, giving the protein MSTIDEPHWFKSSYSGSEGDNCVEVAVRPEAVRIRDSKDKRFRPLVVTPTAWAAFTALAAGSSLDG; this is encoded by the coding sequence ATGAGCACTATCGATGAGCCGCACTGGTTCAAGAGCAGTTACAGCGGCAGCGAGGGCGACAACTGCGTTGAGGTCGCCGTGCGCCCCGAAGCCGTCCGCATCCGCGACTCCAAGGACAAGCGCTTCCGCCCTCTCGTCGTCACGCCGACTGCCTGGGCGGCGTTCACGGCTCTCGCGGCCGGCTCGTCTCTGGACGGCTGA